Genomic DNA from Nitratidesulfovibrio vulgaris str. Hildenborough:
CAACTGGGGCTACGATTTCGCACTGTACCGCCCCGTCTTCGAGGTCATCGCCTCTGCGGGGCTACCGGTGCGCGGCCTCAACCTGCCCGCCGGACTCGCCCGCAAGGCGGGCCGTGAAGGGCTGGAAGGCCTGCCGCCCGCAGAACGCGCCCTCATCCCGTCCGTGGTCATGCCTCCTTCTGAAGGGCAGCGCGCGACGCTGGAAGAGGTCTTCCGCGAGCACATGACCATGCGCGAGATGCGCAAGCCCGGTGGCGCCACCTCCGCCACAGGCGCAGCCTCTTCGACCGGAATGCCCTCGGGTACTGCCGCCACCGCGGGAATGCCCACGGAAACAGTGCAGGCGGCAGCCCCCGCAGCCCCGGAACAGACCATGCCGGAGGCCATGCGCCGGGCATTCGACAGCTTCATGCTCGTCCAGTCGGTCTGGGATGCGACCATGGCCTACGAAGCTGTGCGCGCCCGCATCGACATCGGCGGCCCGGTCTACATCCTTGCGGGTGGCGGGCATGTCGAATACGGTTGGGGCATCGCACGGCGTCTGCGGGGTTTCGACCCCACCGCGCGCATCGTGCTTGTCCATCCATGGCGAGGAGACGGCACGCCAGACCCGGCACAGGCCGACATATTCTTCAGATGCGACGCAGCCCCGCCAAGGCTGGGCCTCGCCTTCACCTTCGATGACGGACGTGTCCGCATCGCAGAGGTGCTGCCCGGTTCACCCGCCGCCGCTGCGGGCTTCTTGCCCGGCGATGTGGTGCTGACCGCTGGCGGACGCACCGTGGATTCACCCAAGGTGCTGCACGAGGCCGGGTCTGCGGCTGCGGCTTCCGGCGCATCCATCGTCTTCACCGTGCTGCGCGACGGCGCGTCGCACACCATCACCGTCCCCGGCCGTGCCGGGGCGAAACCCTGACCCCCGAGACCTCCACTCATCCTCAGGAGCCCGACGTGCTCTATCCCGCACTCCTCTCGCCCGAAGGCGAGGATGCCTATACCGTTGTCTTCCCTGACTTTCCCGACTGCGAAGCCACGG
This window encodes:
- a CDS encoding ChaN family lipoprotein, translated to MGLAARCALILCLFMLTGGCSLAGRPPAASHGVVPVASPQDDVPRAGQVSAATAAAVPVGSFVQGDGSLIASSDVVRRLAGADYILVGESHTSPCDHRQQARLLRLLTDAGLRPVVGLEMLPTATNPALWRLSAGSLGIDALPDAVDWRTNWGYDFALYRPVFEVIASAGLPVRGLNLPAGLARKAGREGLEGLPPAERALIPSVVMPPSEGQRATLEEVFREHMTMREMRKPGGATSATGAASSTGMPSGTAATAGMPTETVQAAAPAAPEQTMPEAMRRAFDSFMLVQSVWDATMAYEAVRARIDIGGPVYILAGGGHVEYGWGIARRLRGFDPTARIVLVHPWRGDGTPDPAQADIFFRCDAAPPRLGLAFTFDDGRVRIAEVLPGSPAAAAGFLPGDVVLTAGGRTVDSPKVLHEAGSAAAASGASIVFTVLRDGASHTITVPGRAGAKP